The DNA window GGGCTGGCCGCCGAAGAAGAGGCGGTCGCGCCGGAGGCACACGAGATGAAGCAGTTCCGGCGTTCCGAGTACGAGCAGCGCGGGGAAAGCCTCGGTTGGAGGTGAGTCCACGGCCCTTCGCGGGTCATCGTCGGCTGCGCCAGAGCCGGCTTCAGCTCCCGGTATGGTCGGAGAACCGGTAAGGGTCGTCGTGATCCTTCATCTGCCGAAGCAGTAGTTCCTCGAGCTCTTTCCGCTTGGCTTCGAACTCCGGCTTGGCGGCTAGGTTGGTCTGCACTCCGTCCGGCTTGATCCCCGTGAGCTTCGAGACGGCGGAGTCATGGTGGGCGGGGAGCAGCTCAAGCGGGTTCGAGGCGAGATCGAAAAGCTGGGTATGAACGGTGCCGTTCTTCTCGTCCTCGTACTTCACCAGTTTCCAATCGCCGCTTCGTACGCTGCGGATTCCCGGTTTGGTTCCACCGCAGTAGACGCCGTAGAGGGTGTCTCGGACCGTTTCCTTCTTGCCTTCAAGGATCGGGCGGAGGCTGGTGCCCTCATTGGTCGGAGGGGACTCGATGCCGGCGAAGTCGCAGCAGGTGGCGAGCAGGTCCATGAGGTAGGCGTTGCCGGGTGCCCGGTGTCCGGCCTTGATCCCGGGGCCCTTGACAATGAACGGGACGCGCCATGTGTGCTCGTAGAGGTTCTGCTTGCCCATCAGGCCATGCCGGCCGATTGCGATCCCGTGGTCGGAGGTGTAGATGACGATGGTGTTCTCCAGTTGGTCCATGGTTTCCAGTTTCGCGAGCACCTTGCCGACCTGGATGTCGATGTTCTCGCTGCAGGCGAACTCGCGGCCGATTTCGTTCCGCACCGTCGCCGGGTCCCGCTTGTCCCAAACCCCGGAAACGTTGACTTCGTCGCGGCAACCCATGTGGGTGCTGTCGAACGGGTGGCGCGGGAGATAGTTCGGTGGCAGCGGTGGTGACTTTGCCCCGAGTTTCGGCAGAACGGACCGGTCGGTGTGATTGCTCGCACCGTATTTCGCCAGCAGATCGTCCTTGCCGTTCCGGGTATCGTGCGGATGCGAAAAGCCGAAGTAGATCAGGAACGGGTCCGGGTCCTTTTCCACTTCCCGCTGTGCCAGATAATCGAGGACCTGCTGCGCATGCCATCCGCTGCCCAACGGGTCGGGGGCGTCCCGCTTGCTGGCGTCCCTGACGACCTGGAACTTCCGGTTGGCGGCCGCGAACGAGTTCCCGTTCTTGCAAGTACGCATGGTGTCGTAGCCGGCCCGGTTGAAGACCGCGGCGAGGCTGTTGTCTGCGAGGCTCGCCGCCAGCTTCGCTCCGGCTCCGTCGCGCTTCTTTCGCGGTAAATGCCAGACAGAGGCGCCGGACATGATCATGTGGCGTGACGGAGTGCACACGGCTCCCGACCACGAGCCCATGTGATAGGCGGCATCAAGGACCGTGCCCTCGGCGGCAAGGCGGTCGAGATTCGGGGTTTCGAGGGTCGACTTGGGGTCGTAAAAGCCGAAGTCCGACGTGGCCTGGTCGTCGGCAACGATGATCAGGAAGTTGGGTCGCTTTCCTGCTGCGGAGAGTGACAGGGGGGAAGCCAGTAGAATGGCGAGGGCGAGTGTTTTCATGGTTCAAGGGTTTCGGGGACGCGGGGTTGGCGATTCAGTTCGGCATACAGACACTTCCAAGTCGGCCAATTATGATCGCCCGCCAGCCAAGCAGCCTCGCCACGGTTAAGGAACTCGCGTTGGAAGAGCTTGCTGGTGGCGGCGAGGCGGTCGGAGCGACCACAGCCGAGCAGGAGGTCGGGACGGGAATGTCCGTTAAGCCATTGTTTCTGCAAACCGATCCACACTCTGCGACTGAACCCGTCGGGCTCAGGGCCTTTTGGCCTCCACGATTCGAGTCCGGAGCTTGCCCGGATGTCCTCAATGACTTCCTCATCCCCGAGAAAGGGAGAAAGCAGCACGAGCGACTTCGCCATTCCGGGATGTTCGAGGTCGTAGAGCACGGCACCGAGCCCGCCCATCGAGATGCCGACGAGGGTGACATCTCGGATGCCCGCCTCACGCGCGGGCACAACGAGATCGCGATGGATACGCTCGGTCGCACTACGGTTCCGGTAGTAGCCGATGTGCAGGTCCGGGGCGACAATCGTCGCCGAGGGGTGCTTGCCCCGGACCAGTTCGAGGAATCCTTCGCGCCGGAACTCCGATGGGAGGCTGTGGCGGCCCGGGAGGAGGATCACGAGCTCATCGGCCTTGCCCTCGGGCTCATGCGTCTCGGTCGGCACGGGGACGGGTGCAGGCCGGGGCAGGAAGGTGCAGGCGGGGAGCAGAAGAAAGCCGAGCAGGGGAAGGAAGCGTCTCATGCGGATCAGACTGTACCGGCTTCCCGAGTGCGCATGCGAAAGAGCTTCAGCCCTTGTAGTCCGGATTTGGCCGGGTCGGGACCGGTGCGTCGGTCTCCTTGCGCCACGCCTTGAGTTCGCCGAGCAGCTCTTCGGCTTTCTCAGGATCCGACTGCAAGCGATCCTGCTTTTCGGACGGGTCATCAGCCAGATTGAAGAGGCGCAGCGAACCGTCTTCGAAATACTCGATCAGTTTCCAGTCGCCCTTGCGGATCACGCTACATGGAGTGGTCCGGAAATGCTTCGACTGATCGCCGTGGACCGGGCCATACGCTTCGAGGTAGCCCGGGAAGTGCCAGAAAAGGTTCCGGGATCCGATGGCTCCTCCAGCCGCCAACGGGCCGAAGTCGACGCCGTCCAAAAGTTCGGGAAGTTCTCCGCCCGCTGCCTTCACGAGGGTGGGAAACAGATCGACCTGATGCACCGGAATGTCGCATCTGCTGCCAGCTTTGGTCTTGCCCGGCCAGCGGACGATGAACGGCTCGCGAATCCCGCCTTCAAGATACATGCCCTTGCTGCCGCTCAGAGGATCCGCGGTCGAGAAACCGGCGTGGGGGCCGTTGTCGGAGGTGAAGACCACGATGGTGTCGTCTTCCAGTCCGAGCTCGGCGAGGGTGTCTAGGACGGTTCCGACCGCCCGATCCATCGCGTCGATCATTGCCGCGTATTTCGGGTTGTCGTGGTGGGTGCCCGCTGTCTTCGACTTGTAGCGGGCCGTCACTTCGGACTCGGCCTCGATCGGCGTGTGGACCGAGTAGAACGGGAAGTAGACGAAAAACGGATCGTCTTTCCGGGTGCGGATCCAATCCGACACGTCCTTCGCCAGCCGCGCGGGAAGGTGTTCCCCCTTTGGACCGTCCTTCAGCACGGGTGACTTGTACGGCGAGAAGTAGCTCTTTGGGTGACCCCAATCGCAGGCGCCGATGTTGTGGTCGAAGCCGTAGGGTTTCGGGTCTTTGGACAGGTGCCACTTGCCGGCCACGCAAGTCGCGTAGCCTGCCTTCTGCAGGGCTTGGGGCAGGGCGGGGAACTTCGGATCGAGGACGGTCCGGTTCTCGATCGGGATCAGCTTGCGGTCCTTCGACTTTCCGCGATCCGACTTGCCGACGGTGAAGACGCCGTGACGGGGAGTGTAGAGTCCGGTGATGAGGCAGGCTCGTGATGGCGCGCAGTTGGCCGCTCCCGCATACGCCTGGCTGAAGGTCATGCCCTCCTTCGCGAGGGCATCGATTCTGGGGGATTCGTAGTAGTCGGATCCCTGGCAGCCGAGGTCGGTCCAGCCGAGGTCGTCCGCGTAGAAGAGGATGATGTTGGGTTTCGCGAGGCAGGGCAGGACCAGTGCCGTCGCCAACAGGAGGTACTTCACCACGGTCATGGCTTGGTCCAGACGGGGATGGCGTGCTCGGTGATCTCCTTGTCGAGCGCGCGCATGCGCTGCGTGAGGGACTCGACCACTTCGGGTTTCGATTTCGCCAGATTGGCGGATTCGGCCAGATCCGACGACAGGTCGTAGAGTTCGGGGGTTGCCTTCTTCTTCGAGTTCTTGAGCAAGAACTTCCAGTTGCCAGAGCGGATGCCCTCGAGTTCGCCCCTTGCGGTGTAGAAGACCATTTCCTTGCGCGGCGAGTCGGCCTTGCCGGTGAGGCTCCCGCGGATGTTGTGGCCATCGATCCGTTGTTCGGGGAGTTTCGCTCCGGCGAGATCGGCGATGGTGGGCAGGATGTCCATGGTCGAGGTGAAGGCGTCGCTCTCGGTCCCGGCCGGAACCCGACCCGGAGCCCAAACGACACACGGCACCCGCTGTCCGCCTTCGTAGGTTGTGCCCTTGCCGGCGCGGAGCGGCCCGGCGGATCCGCCGTGATGCTTGAACTGGAGCCAAGGACCGTTGTCGCTGGTATAGATCAGGTAGGTGTTCTTATCGAGGCCGAGCTCGCGGAGCTTGTCGGCGATCCGCCCGACCTGATCGTCGATATGTTCGATCACGCAGGTGTAGGCGTTCTGCGGATCGGGATCGGCGACGTCGTCCGGGACGAAGAGCGGGATGTGGGGCATCGAGTGAGCGAGGTAGAGGAAGAAAGGTTGGTCCTTGTTCTCGCTGATGAACTCGATGGCGCGGTCGGTGTAGCGGCGGGTGATGGTGCGCTGGTCCGCCGGCGCCTCGATGATCTCGGTGCCTTCGACCAGAGGAGCGTTCCACTTGGAAAACGACTCCGCCTGGGCCTTCCAGATCGGGTCGAGCGATCCCCGCCACTTGCTCTTGTTGTCGGGGTGGCTCATGTCGTTCGAGTAGGGGATGCCGTAGTAGGAATCGAATCCTTGGGTGGTGGGGAGCGTCTCGGCATGGTGACCGAGGTGCCACTTGCCGACGCAGGCGGTCTTGTAGCCGACGGTCTTCAGCACATCCGCGATCGTGGTTGTTTTCTCCGGATTGAGGCCGGTGGTGCTTTGCGGGAAAAGCACGTGGCGATGGAGCCCGACCCTCTTCGGATAGCAACCGGTCAGGAGCGCGGCTCTGGATGGCGTGCAAACGGATGACGCGACGTAGAAGCTCGTCATGCGACGGCCTTCCTTCGCGAGCCGGTCAATGTTCGGCGTCTTGATCTTCTCGGAGCCGAAGCAGCCCAAGTCTCCATAGCCCTGATCGTCGGTGAAGATGATGACGAAATTCGGCGGCGCTGCGGCGGCCGGCATGAGGATCAGGAGGAGGGAAAGGAGATATCGGTACATGGGCCTACTAAAACGGTCTCCGACCACCGAATCTCGCGGATTTGTGAGTCTTCCGTCGCTTCGGAGGCGGGATTGGAAACGAAAGCCGATCTTCCCATTGATTGGAGGCGATCCTGCTCCATGCTCGACGCCCATGCCTGAGACGATCGAAGCCGAGGTCATCGAGATCGACGGCAAGCCGCCGGAACCGGCTGCTGCTGCCGACGATTCGGCGAGCGGTGGTGCTTGGGGTGGATTCGGACGTTTCCGGACACTGAAACTGGACCGGAGATGGTGGCCCGTGTGGGTGGTTCTAGGAATCGTGGTCGTTGGACTCGCGATCGTCTTCGGACTGTTGTTCGGATTGCTCTATCTCGGTTTCGCCTTGGTCCGTTCCGTGCTGCGGCTGTTGTTCGGGAGTGGCGGAGGCCCGGACGGAGGGAGTTTAAGCCGTGGCTGACGGTTTTTACCCAAGTTATTCACAATCCACGTGAGGGTCCGAGAGGTCGTGGGATTTGTGTGACGTATTCGTTTCAAACGAATTAGGTGCCTTCCTGCCCATCCGAACATGGGTTGTGAATAACCTGTGGAAGATCTGAGAAGGGCGGCGAGATCTGCATCGCCCCCATATTCTCCGGGTGTTCCAGCCGTTTGAAACGAGTTATTCACTACGAATAAGTCGGGCTGACTGTCCCTGCTCCAGCCAGCAGGCGAAGATGACTTTTTGAGATCCGCTCAAAGAAATTCACTCATTTCAAACAAGTGCTTCAGGGATGGCGGGGTGTTGAGTCACTTCTTCCACAAGTTATTCACAACGATGCGCAGAATTCGCGCAGGCGCCGTGATGTCGACCGCTATTTGAGGAAGTTTTCCAGCAAACGGAGTCCTGCCTGCTGGCTCTTCTCCGGGTGGAACTGGGTGGCGAGGAGGTTGCCGCGACGGATCGCGCTGGCGAATCTCACGCCCTCGTATTCGGTCCACATCGCAACCAGCTCCGGGTCCTCCGGCTCCGGATAGTAGGAGTGGACGAAGTAGAAGTAGGGGGCTTCGCCCAGTCCGTCCCAGATCGGATCGTCCGGGTGGGTGGCGGTCGCCGCATTCCATCCCATGTGGGGAATCTTGCGCCCGTCATCCGGAAAGCGGACGACGTTGCCGTCGAAGATCGAGAGTCCGGTCGAACCCGGACTTTCCTCGCCTGCTTCGAAGAGAAGCTGATAGCCGACGCAAATCCCGAAAAACGGCCGGTCGGCCCGAACCCACTCGCGGATCGGCTCGGCGAGGCCGCGGCTTTCCAATTCTCGGATGCTGTCGCCA is part of the Haloferula helveola genome and encodes:
- a CDS encoding sulfatase; the protein is MTVVKYLLLATALVLPCLAKPNIILFYADDLGWTDLGCQGSDYYESPRIDALAKEGMTFSQAYAGAANCAPSRACLITGLYTPRHGVFTVGKSDRGKSKDRKLIPIENRTVLDPKFPALPQALQKAGYATCVAGKWHLSKDPKPYGFDHNIGACDWGHPKSYFSPYKSPVLKDGPKGEHLPARLAKDVSDWIRTRKDDPFFVYFPFYSVHTPIEAESEVTARYKSKTAGTHHDNPKYAAMIDAMDRAVGTVLDTLAELGLEDDTIVVFTSDNGPHAGFSTADPLSGSKGMYLEGGIREPFIVRWPGKTKAGSRCDIPVHQVDLFPTLVKAAGGELPELLDGVDFGPLAAGGAIGSRNLFWHFPGYLEAYGPVHGDQSKHFRTTPCSVIRKGDWKLIEYFEDGSLRLFNLADDPSEKQDRLQSDPEKAEELLGELKAWRKETDAPVPTRPNPDYKG
- a CDS encoding alpha/beta hydrolase, translated to MRRFLPLLGFLLLPACTFLPRPAPVPVPTETHEPEGKADELVILLPGRHSLPSEFRREGFLELVRGKHPSATIVAPDLHIGYYRNRSATERIHRDLVVPAREAGIRDVTLVGISMGGLGAVLYDLEHPGMAKSLVLLSPFLGDEEVIEDIRASSGLESWRPKGPEPDGFSRRVWIGLQKQWLNGHSRPDLLLGCGRSDRLAATSKLFQREFLNRGEAAWLAGDHNWPTWKCLYAELNRQPRVPETLEP
- a CDS encoding sulfatase-like hydrolase/transferase, whose product is MKTLALAILLASPLSLSAAGKRPNFLIIVADDQATSDFGFYDPKSTLETPNLDRLAAEGTVLDAAYHMGSWSGAVCTPSRHMIMSGASVWHLPRKKRDGAGAKLAASLADNSLAAVFNRAGYDTMRTCKNGNSFAAANRKFQVVRDASKRDAPDPLGSGWHAQQVLDYLAQREVEKDPDPFLIYFGFSHPHDTRNGKDDLLAKYGASNHTDRSVLPKLGAKSPPLPPNYLPRHPFDSTHMGCRDEVNVSGVWDKRDPATVRNEIGREFACSENIDIQVGKVLAKLETMDQLENTIVIYTSDHGIAIGRHGLMGKQNLYEHTWRVPFIVKGPGIKAGHRAPGNAYLMDLLATCCDFAGIESPPTNEGTSLRPILEGKKETVRDTLYGVYCGGTKPGIRSVRSGDWKLVKYEDEKNGTVHTQLFDLASNPLELLPAHHDSAVSKLTGIKPDGVQTNLAAKPEFEAKRKELEELLLRQMKDHDDPYRFSDHTGS
- the hisH gene encoding imidazole glycerol phosphate synthase subunit HisH, which gives rise to MKAGIIDYGAGNLRSVANAVQSLGIEPRIVAEPSGFEGLTHLILPGVGAFGDSIRELESRGLAEPIREWVRADRPFFGICVGYQLLFEAGEESPGSTGLSIFDGNVVRFPDDGRKIPHMGWNAATATHPDDPIWDGLGEAPYFYFVHSYYPEPEDPELVAMWTEYEGVRFASAIRRGNLLATQFHPEKSQQAGLRLLENFLK
- a CDS encoding sulfatase, which gives rise to MYRYLLSLLLILMPAAAAPPNFVIIFTDDQGYGDLGCFGSEKIKTPNIDRLAKEGRRMTSFYVASSVCTPSRAALLTGCYPKRVGLHRHVLFPQSTTGLNPEKTTTIADVLKTVGYKTACVGKWHLGHHAETLPTTQGFDSYYGIPYSNDMSHPDNKSKWRGSLDPIWKAQAESFSKWNAPLVEGTEIIEAPADQRTITRRYTDRAIEFISENKDQPFFLYLAHSMPHIPLFVPDDVADPDPQNAYTCVIEHIDDQVGRIADKLRELGLDKNTYLIYTSDNGPWLQFKHHGGSAGPLRAGKGTTYEGGQRVPCVVWAPGRVPAGTESDAFTSTMDILPTIADLAGAKLPEQRIDGHNIRGSLTGKADSPRKEMVFYTARGELEGIRSGNWKFLLKNSKKKATPELYDLSSDLAESANLAKSKPEVVESLTQRMRALDKEITEHAIPVWTKP